The sequence below is a genomic window from Lytechinus variegatus isolate NC3 chromosome 3, Lvar_3.0, whole genome shotgun sequence.
GTTATGATTTTCGACGCGGATGCGGACTTGACTAATAGACTTGCATCGAAAATTGGCAGTACCTTATATCATTACCATTACGAGCGCATGCGATGCTTATGCACACGTAGTTCAATTGGGATTATCACGGTTTCGTGAAATTGTAGTTCGAATAGCACAGGAGCTAAATCCCGGGGCACGCCTATAGTAGATGACATTTTATGTGTTTGCTGGTGATGACAGCAGGACAGCTGATGTCTCTGAGCTGAGTGggtttaatttgatttttccttTGAGGTTTGGATGAAGTTGCATGTATGTTTGAGCCAGTTGAAtagaacagtttttttttcgggtgttcattttcaaaattcaagttttctgTAAATGTAAATTTCATTCAGGGGCTCCATTTTTAGTACCTTACTTACGGAGTTATGTCATTTCGGGGCCAGGGCTCCAACTCCAAGTCCAATTTTCGTAAATATGTTGTATGTATTGTGCAACCCAGGACAATTTACCTATCCTGCTTGTTtacaaatcaataaatatttaacaataacattgtttatttaattgctttattttttcttcattgttatTTAGGAACAGTGATTTTCcacgatcgcggaaaacggatgGAATTCAAAAGTGACatttcaaatggaaaatcacggaaaacatatttttcctcataaattactccaaaatcttgacaaatatgaatattaaatggccacaaaacacgatctcaccAGAGTCACCACAAATTACAATGGCGGATAGCCAAAAGCCGTTGACTGCTCAAAACTAtataaaaaaacccaacaaattatcaataaaattttatgcaaccgcaaaataatgctaataatgtgaaaaGCGAGGATGTATTCATGTTAAACGTGTTTGTCACAATATTTTGTGtacccgcatagatccgattagctGAATgggtaaacggaattgtcattttttcatgtacacacAGTCTATTGGGAAACAGAATTTCTGTTTTCTgtcatgctgaaacggaatttaagattttctgaaaTGGAAAAGGTAATTTTTTAAACGGAAAATCATTGTGTCTAATTGTTAAATGATTATTTAATTTCTTGTTGTTCATTTAATAgatatgtttatttttgtatCTCATATATTAAATTAAATGGACCTTCTAGTTCTAAAGTTTACAATTTTGTCCATCAAATTGAATAGGATgaagtttatcaaatttgaagaGAATTTGTACTTCGAGAAATCGTTATCatagattttgatttatttgataaaaactcattgaaaattattttatgaaatatagaaTGCAGCGCAGCTTGACAGCTAATGTCAACATGTCAACTTATTTCACAAGCTAAGCTACACCAGTGCAGTGCATCCACTGAACGCAGCACAGCTCACAGTCAATCATCACCACATATATTAGTGCCAAtatggtacatacatgtacatactcgGGTACTGTTTTGTTACCAAAAATCCCAGCTAAGAATCCTAATTTCGGCCTTCAAATTTCGGAATCCACGGCATATTTCCAGAGCACCTGAAAGCTTAGTTCAGGTTTGAGAATTGGGGTCGCTGAAAATTGCGCTAACTGAAAAAAACTGATTTTGTTCAGAGTTCTCAGTCTTATTTTCTCGTAAATTTTAGGATGGTAGAttcaaaatgcaataaaaaaggaaaattttcaCTATCATAGTTTATACGGAGGGACCTCATGCGTTCCAGCCGGCTTGGGCAGGGGTCGCTGAGCTCACAGCGCAGCATGCACAGCCTAACCAGTATATCACTCAGCAATTATCTCGGGGGTGACTTCCAGATTTTATGCTACCCACGGAAGCATGATTTTGGGTGAATTCGGGGGTGATTTTAGGTATTTCCGGGGCGAATTCACCCGCCGCCCTTGTGTATTTTTTCCGTGACGAAAATTttagtgtaaaaaaaatgaaaatgaaagtaaaaagcAGAAATCAGTCATCCAGAACcataaaatatggaaatttaTGCATTACATAGCATAaggggcagctgctcatttatgatgtcacaaataaaaaactaAATCAGGGACAGAATTTCATTAAGGTCCACTTATAGTGGGTCGGACGtacacattttatggaattgctcCTAGAGCAAACTTTACTGAGcgaaattctgaaaatttcatcaaaatttgataaaaaataacaaaatcatcaattttaaagtttggtaaaaaaaaattttgtactttgtacttagagagcgaagttggctcagtcggtaaagcgtctgcccgtcgaaccaaagatcgtgggttggAGTCCACCCCGAgtggatgactgaagccagtgcattgtgtgtaaaggtctctcccctgtttcatagatgcaggctatgttacagtggaaaacactccgtccatcgGATAGGATGTTATATGGAGGCCCTGTGTAGAGGAgaatcaccacctttgcacattAAGAATCCACTGCACTATTtgaataagagtagggggaaaccctggtgtagtggtccacctgcattccccaacCAGTTATCGGAAGGAGAgtcctgcgggtcacagttctgtgtgcgcgccCTTCTTGGCGACCCAGATTGACTGGCTCCTccaatgcgcctttgaatgtctttgacagatatatggcgctatacaaatgctgtgcattaTCATCTTTGTCATGATTATTCAGTAGGTgggctttcctttttttaaaatcttatttcatgaaatcataatttttttatttaatatattcATACCTTTGTGAATGATTAGAAAAAAGTTGCAGCATTGgatatctaatgcattaaatcaggTGTCAATCCAATATTTTTAGTTCTTGATGGAcacaatttcatgtaataaaataagaaagaacaagtggggatatgatatCAGTTTGCTCATGAATAGACATGCAttgaactgtttcaccaaaataatgcaaatcatttaaatgtcataacttagttATTccttatcagattttgatgatttttttttagtgttttgtttgtctgatttttctttatttgttcaaattatattttttttaggctGGAGTACCCTTTTAATATCTGATCGTGTAGGGTTTTGTGCTTTATAATGCATTGATCAATGATCATTTTGTGCAACCAAAATGTGCAAATCAACCGTACAGTCAGTTGCTAagatttgtttcacatgactTGAATCTTGTAGCATTCGCTTATGCAAAATCGTAGTATAATTGAGTTAATAATGCAAGgctgttattattttttgggtGTCACCTTTGCCTGGGATGCAAAAAATGAACTAAATCACTATGACTTGCAGGTCTCTCCCAATATAACTGATTGGGTGGAGTGCAGGTGATCCACTGACTACAGCATGGtgtccccctactcttatatgAATAGATAGTGCGGTGGGTCCTTATCGTGTAaggcctccatttaacatcctatccgagggacggactGTTTTCCTTTGTAGGatctatatataatttattGTGTGAATTGATTTTAATAGATGTCCTATTGCAATATTTTGTCTTTTAGCCCACCCAACCAGCTAACACTGTGGAAGAACCATTAGATCTCATCAGACTCAGTCTGAATGAAAGGATCTATGTAAAGATGAGAAATGAGAGGGAACTCAAAGGCCAACTTCATGTGagaatatttctttctttgtatctttcatcatttttcccataaaaataaaatcttgaaagtccaaatgttattttttttatagctgTGGCATTTGTTTGTGCTGTTTTCATTCCTTTATACATTTGTACATATGtgttcatttatctatttttaatatGATTAATACTGGGGGATGGGGAGGGGAGTGGGTGCTTActacttaataaaaaaaaatacatacatggaGATGAAATGCATAGAAAGAAAGATTTAAAGCAGCTACAGTATAACTCAATTCACCTTTTCATTTCAGATCCCTGCAAGAATTCCCCAATTGAAGAAATTTTAAAGAGGTAGGATTGCCATCACTACAATGGCAAATTTTAGtgtgataattataatataatataaaatcattaaaatgattCAATGATAATTCACAAATATTGAATATCTGCAACTGTCTTCTTTATTTGTGATTAGGCTTATGACCAACATCTCAACATGATTCTTGGTGATGTCGAAGAAACTGTGACGACCATGGAGATTGATGAGGAAACCTATGAAGAAATTTATAAGGTAAGGCATTTTCATCTACTTGCAATGTTtcattttgtgattgatttattgGTGAGGTGAaagcaaataataatataaattacATTTCTGAGAATTCTGTCTGTGGCATCTATATGTAGACTGTCATTGAATAAATTGTCAAATAACTGCTTAAGTGTTCCCCATCcacttttatttcaattgtatTAGACTAAATTTGCTTGCAATATTTTCTTaagtgattgattttttggtggagacttgttttaaaaaacaacaactaaaTTTCAGAAAAATTCTTGCTGTGAACTTGGGACTGTCATGAAGTCATTGTCAAAAAACACTGCACATCCATTCCCCATCCACTTAAATTCTAACAGATTGGGAGTTCACTTTCTTGCATTACCAATGTTTTCCATTGAGGTTGATTTGTTGGTGAAATACAGAGAGACAAATGTTGTGGAGTTCACCTTGTTTACTAATAGAATATTAATCTTAAACTAATAGAATATTAATCTTAAACTGAGTATTAATTGAATAAACAAAAGGAAATTTAGTAATTGATCTGCCTGTAATGATCTTGTCaatggatttttttatcaagatttcattttcataatgaaaacTTTTTATGAATCGAACACCAGACTACCTGTAACCTTCCTTTTTATAGAACATAGATCATAGtttaatatttattcatttttattgaaagtacatgtatatagccaCTTGCTAATAGATGGTCTAATTCCCATATACAGATACACTGTGTATTATGCTTAAATTTTTTCACCTACTACCAATGTTGTCTGTTTGTTTGGGTCAATCTCCAATGGTTGGACACCAATTGGGTATTAAATTGGTGGTGATAGGCTTGATGGTAATTAGATTTAGTGGTTGTTAGAAAACTTTAGAGAAGAAAATGGGTCACGTGCTTGTGAGAGCATACTAGACAATCATGCATTAGACTAAGTGATAGTTTTACTTACATGTAACCTCTATTAATATTTTGTCTGTAATTGTTTGATTTCAGAGTACGAAAAGATCGATTCAGATGCTGTTTGTCAGAGGTGATGGAGTCATACTTGTTTCCCCTCCACTACGATCAGGAACATTATAGCATTTCAAATGTCAGTGGGTAGACATCATCCAACATTCTGTATCAATAACTATTAGGAATAGGATGTATAAATTGTATGTATTcgtttctttgttttgttgtgcTCATTCATTTACATGAGCAAGGCAagtaaaaaaaaccctcaaGTACAGTCTTATTCAGTAAATGTAACccaaacataaaaaacaagatGTATAGTA
It includes:
- the LOC121411335 gene encoding U6 snRNA-associated Sm-like protein LSm3; protein product: MAEESEVPTQPANTVEEPLDLIRLSLNERIYVKMRNERELKGQLHAYDQHLNMILGDVEETVTTMEIDEETYEEIYKSTKRSIQMLFVRGDGVILVSPPLRSGTL